In Bremerella alba, one DNA window encodes the following:
- a CDS encoding sigma-54-dependent transcriptional regulator: MHGNILIVDDEQNMCELIHTDLKIRGFESTWFTSADEAFRALKENEFDVVLTDIRMPGTNGIQLCEQIAANRPDVPVIVMTAFGSLETAVAAIRAGAFDFVTKPMEMDLLAIALERAAKQRQLQQQVKMLGDAIHRARHFGDLIGESLPMQKLFDQIAQIGPTSSSVLITGESGTGKEVVANLLHRQSQRANGPFVAVNCAALPEALLESELFGHAKGAFTDARAERKGLFLQAEGGTLLLDEIGEMPPSMQVKLLRALEENRIRPVGGDQEVSFDVRVLAATNRDLESAVEDRQFRDDLYYRINVIQLELPPLRSRGTDILLLARYFVEKYAARAEKAVAGISDQACNKLLAYSWPGNVRELRNIIERAVALTRYEMIAVEDLPDKVQDYRGSQVFIGGEDPDDLVSMEEVERRYILHVLNTVKKNKTTAARILGLDRKTLYRKLKQYGLEDNET; this comes from the coding sequence ACGAACAGAACATGTGCGAATTGATTCACACGGATCTAAAGATTCGCGGGTTCGAGTCCACATGGTTTACTTCCGCAGACGAAGCTTTTCGCGCGCTGAAAGAGAACGAGTTCGATGTGGTGCTGACCGACATCCGCATGCCGGGCACCAACGGCATACAACTTTGCGAGCAAATTGCCGCGAATCGTCCAGATGTACCTGTCATCGTCATGACCGCGTTCGGCAGCTTGGAAACAGCAGTCGCTGCCATTCGTGCAGGCGCATTCGATTTCGTCACGAAGCCGATGGAAATGGACTTATTGGCGATCGCTCTAGAGCGTGCCGCCAAACAGCGGCAATTGCAGCAACAAGTAAAAATGCTCGGAGACGCGATCCATCGCGCACGTCATTTTGGCGACTTGATCGGTGAAAGTCTGCCTATGCAAAAGCTATTTGATCAAATCGCCCAGATCGGACCCACCTCTTCTTCGGTGCTTATCACAGGAGAAAGTGGCACCGGCAAAGAAGTGGTTGCGAACTTGTTACATCGGCAAAGCCAGCGAGCCAACGGTCCGTTTGTCGCCGTCAACTGCGCGGCGTTGCCTGAAGCCCTTTTAGAAAGCGAACTGTTTGGCCATGCCAAGGGAGCTTTCACCGATGCTCGAGCCGAACGCAAAGGCCTGTTCCTACAGGCCGAAGGGGGAACCTTGTTACTGGACGAGATTGGCGAAATGCCTCCCTCGATGCAAGTTAAACTACTGAGAGCATTGGAAGAGAATCGAATTCGCCCGGTTGGTGGCGATCAAGAGGTCTCTTTTGATGTTCGCGTTTTGGCCGCTACGAATCGAGACCTGGAGTCTGCCGTCGAGGACCGGCAATTTCGCGATGATTTGTATTATCGAATTAACGTCATCCAATTGGAACTGCCGCCATTGCGATCACGCGGAACCGATATTCTGCTCTTGGCACGTTATTTCGTGGAAAAGTACGCAGCGCGCGCCGAGAAAGCGGTCGCAGGGATTTCCGATCAAGCCTGCAACAAGTTGCTTGCGTATTCCTGGCCAGGTAACGTGCGTGAGTTACGAAACATCATCGAGCGCGCCGTTGCACTGACTCGTTACGAGATGATCGCCGTTGAAGACTTGCCAGACAAAGTTCAGGATTACCGTGGCTCTCAAGTGTTCATCGGAGGGGAAGATCCGGACGACTTAGTCTCGATGGAAGAAGTAGAACGTCGCTATATTCTGCATGTTCTCAATACCGTGAAGAAGAACAAGACAACTGCGGCCCGCATACTCGGCCTTGATCGCAAGACCCTCTATCGCAAGCTCAAGCAATACGGCCTCGAAGACAACGAAACCTAG